The sequence ACCTGCAGTACCTGTGAGTGTCTCACCTCAACGTGAACTTCTGCTACTTCAAAAATTATTTTGACCAATCTCTTAACCCGCTGTGTTTTGGTGTAACTCAGCTTGGAAAACACTGTTGAAATGCACGTATACTACTGTACATGTACTGTCAAAAACCCTTTGCTCCAGGAAGTTTTAAAGTAAGACTATGTAACATGCTtatttattacaaataaaaaaggaagaaagttGAAAGTTTAAATTCATAGGCAGTGAAATGCACTCTTGCCCAGTTCAGTGCACTCAGGGTTTTAGCTGCTGCAGCCTTACTTAGTCTGGTATGACTTAAATAAATACTGTTGTGGAACTCATAACTGTCCCACTATGATGCTAGTTTTAGCTAATATTTTAGCAAAAGTTACACAAGCTCACGTTTAAGGagactttctttgttttcttagACGCACTGCTACTTTTGTGAATAACTGCACTGTGAGATTTCAGGCTTGGGCTCTGCAGTGTGGCAAAGAACTGCCAAAAGTCCAACCGAAAATAAATTCTCCTACGACAGCAGGCACACTGCCTCCATCGGGAGATAAAGCTGAATATGCCATTCTGCGAATTGATGGGTTTTGGAAAGTAGTTAGCTGATGGCTCGGAGTGTGCAGCTCTCCGTGATGGCCATGCCTCAGGCTGCTTGCTGTGTGTGGCTTTGGCTGCAGCCCAGCCATCAGGCCTCTCTGCATCACTGCCACTACGGTCGCTACAGCCTGTGCATGCTAATCAAGTCATATATTTTCATATCCAGCCACCTCCAAAGAGGCCATGCTGTGTGTCCTCGACTATCAATAGACAAAACGTAGACAGGACAGGATCAAATGGCGCTGACACGCAGACCTTTGTAATACTCGCTGCACTTAGTGTCTTATTTTTATCACATCAATCAAAGCCATGAAATGAACTTTTCCCCTTAAGATTCACTGACATGATCTACTGCGGTCTTTAATACACTGATTGTATTAGTCTGTACAATCTATCAAAAACTAAATAAGAACAACTAAATATTCACACGTGTCGTCACATCTGACTCCCTCCTCAAGCTGTAACCCTGTGATTATAAATCCACCACATGCACACTGTGTGCCATTACCCAAAATAATTCCTGCTCACAGTCCCACTCCTGTTGTACCCTGCACTGACAACACAGCCTCCTCCAAACAAGGACGGCATTCTATAACGCTGGCTGAATTTCATCAGTTTGTCATCACCGTGTGACATATGAGTGGTTCGCTCTCTTCTCAGGTTCATTGAGAATAATGACATCCAGGCTCTCTCCAAGTATACCCTCAGAGGACTCAAATCCCTCACTCATCTGTGAGTATTCTGTGGAGCTAATAAGATGGAGAGGCCTTGTCCACCATTTGTCACTTTGCACAGCAATACACACAGAGCAGGGACCATTCCTGTTTATGGATTCTTTCAGATCTCTCTCGAACAacaacctgcagcagctgccgAGAGACCTCTTCAAACATCTGGACATCCTCACAGATTTGTAAGTGTGCCTGTCAAACCGTACCGGTAAACTTTTTGCCTTCTTTTCCTTCTCGTTTGGTTCGTTAGATTTGAACGTTTGAGATGTGAACTTGCATATTTTCTCTGTTCCCCATCTGTTACTCAGAGATCTGCGGGGGAACTCTTTCCGCTGTGACTGTAAAATCAAGTGGCTGGTGGACTGGATGGAGAAGACCAACACTTCTGTTCCCGCTATCTACTGTGCCAGCCCCTTCGAATTCCAGGGACGCAGAATCCATGATCTGGCACCACGAGACTTCAACTGCATCAGCGCAGGTTTCACCTCTATTTTCAATGTTTTGCCAAAGGCAGAGCTTCTTGCTTAATGAATATCATAACTCTGTGTTGTTCCCCCACAGATTTTGCTGTTTATGAGACCTTCCCTTTCCACTCTGTGTCTGCGGAGTCCTATGAGTTCAACGGGGATCAGTTTGTGGCCTTCGCTCAGCCTGATTCGGGGTTCTGCACCTTGTATGTATGGGATCATGTGGAGATGGTCTTCAGGACGTTTCACAACATTACCTGTAAGTTTCCAGCTATGACGACACAAAAGCTGCAACATTCTCTCTTTAAATGAATCCTAATGGAGATTCTGCGTATCTCTCTTGAAGCTCGTTCTGCTGTGTACTGCAAACCAGTGGTGATAAACAACAGCCTTTACATGGTCGTGGCCCAACTTTTTGGTGGATCTCATATCTACAAGTAAGGCTCGCAATTTAATCTTGCAAACAGGTGTTTGATTTTTTACCAGCATATTAACAAAATCTTAGAGGAATTgcttgacattttgggaaaaactCTTATTCACATTCTTGCcaggagttagatgagaggatcatCTGTAATCGCACATCTGTACCATGAATATGTTGCCGGACACAGCAGataattagcttagcttagcataaagactggaagcaggggggaagtgctagcctggctctgtccaaaggtaacaaaatctacCTGCAAGCACCTCTCAAGCTAACAGAGCACGGTTTATGGCATGTGGTAACAACATTCTCCTCTGACTcttgacaagaaagcaaatatagTTCCAAAAATGTCGCACTACTCCTTTAAATGCGCAAAGCTTTAGGATGGAAAACTATGACGACCTTCTTGTTGTCACAGGTGGGAAGAAGACCCGCAGCGCTTTGTAAAGATCCAAGACATTGACACCACTCGCGTGAGGAAGCCCAACTTCGTGGACACCTTCCAGCTGGATGGGGAGTGGTACTTTGTCGTGGCAGACAGCTCCAAGGCCGGCTCCACCAGCATTTATCGCTGGAACAGCAATGGTTTCTACTCCTACCAGTCCCTCCACCCCTGGCATCGGGACACCCATGTGGAGTTCCTTGAGGCTGGGGGAAGGCCTCACCTCATCCTGTCCAGCGCCTCTCAGCCGCCGGTGGTTTACCAGTGGAACCGAAACCAGAGGCAGTTTGCGTTTTCCTCCCAAATCACAGAGCTGGCAGACGTGCAGATGGTCAAGCACTTTTGGGTGAGGAAGGTTCTTTACCTTTGCGTCACACGCTTCATTGGCGACTCCAAGATCCTCCGCTGGGAAGGGCAGCGCTTTGTGGAGATCCAGACTCTTCCTTCTCGGGGCTCAATGTCAGTGTATCCTTTCACAGTGGGCCTCCGCCAGTACCTCATTCTTGGAAGTGATTTCTCCTTCTCCAGAGTATACCTGTGGGATGACCTCACTCAGCGCTTTCAGCCCTTCCAGGAGCTCAACATGAGAGCCCCGCGGGCGTTCAGCTTGGTGTCTGTCGACAACAAGGACATTCTGCTGGCTGCCAGCTTCAAAGGCAACACCCTGGCCTACCAGCACCTGGTGGTGGATCTCAGTGCCAAGTAGACACGGTACAGCCGAGAGCAGAAAGGAGGCATTTCTGAGCATTTATCAACACGTGCCAAATAAACGAAAGACTGCAAAATGTTTAAGCCATGTAATCACAGGTCTGCTGTTTCAGCTGATGTTTTAAGCGAGGCGactaattaaatgattaatctatTTTTCTGCACTGTCCCTTAACAgctgaatgaaatgatgtgaCAATACGCAGCATTAGCAACATGCCAACATAAGTGTCAAGTCACTGCCGCATCACTGCTTCTCTTCTGCCAACCATATATCTAggccatttatttttcaaaagtatTATATTGTGTACTTTACTAATGGGAAAATGACCTGCATGTGCATTTACTGAATTATTCACTGGATGAGTGGATGCATTAACTGACTGTAAAACTATGAAGATTTTCTAAGTTACACGGTGTAGTTTATCTGTGTAGCATTTTGCATGACGCCACACAAATGATATAACTATGTAAACCAAGCAATACTTACCACTGCAATACTTTAAATCCTTGATCGTGTTTATCTTTATGTACGAGACACCGTTGAACCTGTGTAGGATTTAATGTTCGTTCTGCAATAATAACACAGGATCAGAGCCGGCCTGAGGCATGAGCAAACTAAGTGAGGGGCCCCAAAATTGGCTGAAAATGTGAACCAACTTAAGCActaattgtttgtttgctttctttaagtttttttttttcctttaggACATGATGATTTTTGTTATAGTACCCAAATCCCAAAAAATGTCTCCTCAGTTCAAGACAGAAGTATTTTTTGGAGATGTGGGAAACAGGAGAACATTTGCAAAACTGTGGATTATAACTAATAACCAATTTGAGAGAGAACATTCAGATTGGGGGATTTGTGGGAGCTGTAACAGGATGAGGAAGCTATAAAAATCTAATCCTATCCTATGTTTTAATGTGCAGTCACAGACTGTGTTGAACTGTTGCTGTGTACATTTGCACATGGAGGGGTGGGCGGGAAGGGGGTAGCCTATAATTAAATTGAGCTTATGGTGCCTAAAAAGTCCCGTGTGTTATGTCTTATGTGGTTGcatttgcttttcaaaaaccATGacgacaacaaaaacacaactcctgcagccagcagcagtttgtcttGTATTACAGTGCAAAAGAGAGCTGGGACCACACTGGAGATCAGTCAGATCCAGAGGATGCTTGTTACCCTTTGGCCTGTACAGTacacaacaaatgaaaaaaaaaaatcaaattgtGTGATTCACATTTAAATAGTTACAGTAGTAgttacaaatcagaaaatggGCGAAAACTcaaattaaaaatacttttaatttgCATGTGTTCTGGGCAGAGATGCGCACAGAGGGCGCAAACACAAAGCTTGTGAGCAAAGCTTTAGGTGCGCttgctttctgtttttagaACATCTGCGTGGGTGGAAATAACTGCATTTGCCCTTCGGGAGACATAACACCGCCCGCTCGCACGGTTCTGAGTCTTAAAACGAGCCCGctcacatgttgttgttgttgatatGTGAAGCGTTAGCTCGCGTTAGCCACATTTTATGCACCATGGTGAAGTGAGGGGTCGCTTTGACAGCTGGCAGCGACATGTGAGCCACAGCTCTGGTTTTCCCTTTTAGCAGACGATATTTTAGCAGACTGGTAACTTCACGTTGAGTGCTTGTTTCTGGTCAGAGTGAAGGAGGCTAGCTGTAGTTAGCCCAACGTTAACTTGGTGCTAAACTAGCTAACGGTAGCCGCGTGAGCTGTCCACACAAGCGACCGAATAAAAGGCTTCAGCTTCAGTCCAGACTCGTGTGCTGTAAATGTCTAACTCCAGAGAAATGAGTCTCACACCTGAGTGGGACGACGACGAGCGGATGAATTTCATGTTCTCCGACTTTAAGGAGAACCGGGACGTCAACACGACGGACTGGGACAGTAAGATGGACTTCTGGACGGCGGTGGTTGTGAAAAGCTGCAGGGACCAGGGCACCGTGTGCTTCACCCTGCACGAGCTCAACCAGACCTTTAGGAGGAAGGAGAAGTCCCCGCTGGGCTTGGCGACTGTCATCCAGTCCATGGCCAGGTGAGTGCCACCACGTCCGCCCCGTCTCCGCAGACAGGTCCCCTCTCCACAGACAGGTCCCGTCTCTGCACAGACAGGTCCCGTCTCTGCAGACAGgtcctctctctgcagacaggtccaatctctgcagacaggtcctctctctgcagacaggtcccgactctgcagacaggtcccctctctgcagacaggtcccctctctgcagacaggtcccctctctgcagacaggtcccctctctgcagacaggtcccgactctgcagacaggtcccgactctgcagacaggtcccctctctgcagacaggtccCGACTCTGCACAGACAGGTcccctctctgcagacaggtcccgtctctgcagacaggtcctctctctgcagacaggtcccctctctgcagacaggtcccgtctctgcagacaggtcctctctctgcagacgGGTCCAATCTCTGCAGACAGgtcctctctctgcagacaggtcccgactctgcagacaggtcccctctctgcagacaggtcccctctctgcagacaggtcccctctctgcagacaggtcccgactctgcagacaggtcccgactctgcagacaggtcccctctctgcagacaggtccCGACTCTGCACAGACAGGTcccctctctgcagacaggtcccgtctctgcagacaggtcctctctctgcagacaggtcccctctctgcagacaggtcccgactctgcagacaggtcccgactctgcagacaggtcctctctctgcagacaggtcccctctctgcagacaggtcccgactctgcagacaggtcccgactctgcagacaggtcccctctctgcagacaggtcctctctctgcagacaggtcccgactctgcagacaggtcccctctctgcagacaggtccCCTCTCCGCAGACAGGTCCCCTCTCCGCAGACAGGTCCCCTCTCTTCAGACAGGTCCCCTCTCCGCAGACAGGTCCCCTCTCCGCAGACAGGTCCCGTCTCTCTGGCTCGCTCTGattctgttgtgtgtgtttgaactcCTGTCAGATGTATGAAGATCCAGAGGGAGTCCGAGTTTGCTGCCAATGTGGACTGTGGCTGGCTGTCCTGGGGTGTCGGCCTGCTGCTGGTGAAGCCTCTGAAATGGACCTTCTACACCCTCCTGGGAAGCAGCCGGGTGCCTTTGGAGGAGTCCTTCGTTGTTATTGAACTAGTGAAGGTTTGACAAACTGTGACTTGTCTgtcatgatgtgattcagaggcACTACAATGCAGAATTAACACAACTTGACTTGGGACACCCTAAATTGTGTCAGGTTTTTATTGCACTTGATCGGCTAAGTTAAATATAGTGTGCATctgaacaaaaactgaactaCCTGGTGTGTTTGAACACTTGCAACCATGCTGACTGGTTTCTTTTTCCCCGTCTGCGGTACTCCAGTCAAAGAGTAAAGGTTATTATGGCAGCTGCTAGATAATACTGAGGTTAATTATCTTTTGCCTTCcaggagaaagcagcagaaTTACTCAGGGTGTACCGGAGCAGTGAATTAGCAAGCAGCCCCATCCTGTCATTTCAGgagctctgctctctctcctctgacgTCTGCGCCGATGAGGGCACCCTGTGCATGGCgctcctgcagctgcagagggaCAAGCAAGTGATGGTTTCATTGCACGAAGGCGAGAAGGTAAAGTGTGACCCACTGTTCCACAAACTGTTCATTAAAAGTCATTGGTGgcatttttgtctttgcaaGACAGTTTATCCTCTGACTGCTTGTTCAACGCTGcctctgtctttatgtgtcttCATTACAGATTGTTAAGTTTTGTCAGCCTGGGCAGGATCGCGTCTCCCCGGTTACTGATGTTGATATCGGCATCTACCAGCTGCAGCGCAGCGAGAAGCTGCTGGGAGAGCGGATGGAGAAACTGGGCCATGAGGCTGACAAGTACATCAACTCAAATATGAGCTTAAAGTAGCAGCAGAGTTAGTATTAGAGTTAGTATGAGTGTAATTTCAATATAAAAGTCTGGTGGGCAAGTCAGTCCACCTGGGCAAAGAGACTTGTACTATTATTTTAGGCAGGTACATTCATTGTATGTCATTAAGTGAGGATTATCTTTGTGAAATAACCAGTGCTGTGTGTTCAACTTGATGCTTTAGCCCTTTCTTTCCCAGCTATTGGACTGATTCAGTTGAGTCAGaagctttttatttaaatgcagaCTTCCTTTGATTGTTGCTAAAGCTGCTTTGCATTATCTAAGCACAGGTGCAAAGAGGAAGCAAGGGTCCTCCTCCAGGAAGGGAAGAAATCACAGGTATTCATCAGTCAGCAGCACAATGCCGGTTAATTGTACCCTCACACATGTGATCACCCAGTGTTCAGTGGTGATATTCCTCGTCTACCACACAGGCTCTGAGGTGTTTGAGAGCCCGCAAGAGGGTAGAAAAGAGAGCAGACAGCTTGTTTGCCAAACTGGAGTCCATCAGAGGAATCCTGGATAGAATCGCCCAGTCACAGACCGACAAGATGGTAAAGAGGCGGAACGAACGTCAgcagtctgtctgtgcagctgtCTGTGGCCAAGTTCATCAGTGTGCTGAACATGTTTGTAGGTGATGCAGGCGTATCAGGCCGGTGTGGCAGCACTGAGGCTCTCTCTGAAGGACGTGACTGTGGAACGTGCAGAGAACCTTGTGGATCAAATCCAGGAggtagatttgtttttttatttatttgaagacAATgaattgtgtattttattggttgaatctgaatctgaatattTTCTATGATTCAACTAGTTATGTGACACTCAAGATGAGGTGAACCAAACTATCTCCAGCGGCGTGACCAGCGCAGGTACACCACACTGTCGGTGCCATgatgtgtctgtgatgtgttgtatgtgtgaatATCAAGGAGATCTAAGTGAGATGTGTGTTTCACAGACGAGGACATGGACGAGTTGGAGGCGGAACTGAAGACTTTGTTGGACGAGTCAAAGCCGGATTCCTTCCCAGGTTTACCTGAGGTTCCCACAAATGGTCTGCGCCCCCCCGGGGAGCCGAGCCTGCCAGCTAACGACCTGCTCAGCTCTCTGCCTGCCGTTCCGCTCGGCCACTTGCCTATAACCGACGAGCAGCTGGAGAAAGAACTGAATCAGTTGACCCTTACAGATTCAGGTTAGCGCTCTCAgatgtttttccccttttggactgtaatgtaaatgttgtgtAGTAACGCACGgttgcctctctgtctgtctgtctctgtcaggcTTTCAGCAGAAGAAAATAACTTCGCCAGCCAAGAGGTTAGAGCCAGCACAGTGAGGGGAAACATGGCAAGTCTGAAGCTCTGCATCAACATATCAAACCGTATCTCTTAAAAATGTTCTGTGTGAGTTCATATAAGTTCAAAAACAAATACGTAAAACTAAAGCAATCAAAGTGAAATCATTAAAGCTTGTAAAATCATCATCAGGATGAAACCAGGCACTTTCCTTCATTTATGGAAAATACACATGCCTTTACTGTGGAGGCATGCCAAGAAGgatttttaaagatgttttttccttttataaGTTAGTGCGCCTTTCAACTTGAAAGCTTTGAAATCTGCTCTGCCAACAGGATCTGAAGGCTCTCAAGTCAAAAGCgaacattttaacagtttaaaaaatgctCTTTGGTATGCCGCCACTAGGAATGCTTTTAATTTCGTGGTATTTTTGAGAAGAGAGCGAACAAGTATATTTGTCGTGTGTAGTGTGATGGTTGATGTCTCATACTGTCCCTCATTGGCGGTCTTGTAAAGTGTATTAAGTGGCCTTTTTGAACTGTAAATATGAAACTTAAAGTAAAGAGAGTATTATGTCAAATGATTTATTACAACCATGCATATATTTAGTCTCACTGCGACATACCTTTGAGGACTGAGAAGCCTACTTTAAGTGAGTCTAACCAAATATGtttctcaaaataaaatttattttaatgactgTCTGTAGCGGCGTTTTTATGTCtgtcaggaagtggagacagAGCTGAGGAGGAACTACAGCCTTTCCACAACCTTTGTGTGTGATTGAATTGAACTTGTTCCACTGGAGCAAACCCAGGCAGACTGTGTGGAGGAATGTCACGAAGATCCATCAGCAGCAGGTAGTTAAGCTCATGAAAACGATGGAAAACATGATTTGATTCCCAACAAGCAAAAATGAGTCTGTGTTTTGAGCATCCTGGCGTTATGACACAGTGAACTTATTTTGAATATTGAATTTTTTAACCTTTAGAGAGGAACATTTGCACCATATGAATTCAGATCATTTCAGAGACTTCAACACGGCTCGCCTTTTAATAACTCGTGACGATCAGtggttgatttaaaaaaaaaaaaaactaaaactctgacagaaatgtaaacagaatttTCAATACGTCCAATCGTTGAAGCAGTTTTGAACTGAAGTGCCTGGTATGTGCACTGATTTGGCCACCAGGGGCCACTTTTAGTTGGTTTTTAGTTTACTGGTGATTTTACTCAAAATATGAGCAGTTCAAGTTCAAGCAGGTATCACACATACATAGTTATACATTTGCCTTGTATGTatagagaaaatgtaaaaataaattctaTGTTATTGGCACTAATATAAAAAAATCCCAGGACATACTTGTAGCAGAGCAGAGGCCAGATTCATTTTCAGGAAATACCTGTTTCATCATTAAATGCAGATTACTAAATACTGGAAGTGAAGTGTGCTTTGGAGTAacaaaggaataaaaacacatttattgatGCCAGGGGACAAATTCACATTAGGGACAATATTGTGTCAAAATCCTTGTCTCGAGATTTGAAGTGTTACTATCAAAAGCCCTTTTCCTTTAAACCCCTAAATGCCTCTTTAGCAGTTATTGTAACGCGTTAACATGAAGTCTGTTGTAGTTTTTGAAGGATCTGCAGAGTCTCACTGTTGTTTTAACAACCAGATTATCAGTCCTGGCTCTGGTAGAGCCACAGGAGAGTCCTTAGTGAGTGACGGACACCAAGGACTCTCCTTAGTGTTGTGGTGTTGGTATGGATACTGGTAGTAAGTCCATTAACTTCCATCACTCAGCTTGTACTGCGATTCAACGAGGACACCGAGTGGACAACTGGCTGAACTACAAACACACTGGTGTTAGCGCACACAGCGTTTCCAGTGAGATTCACATGAGCACACTCCTCAGAGTCAGTGTACCATAATGTTATTAATATCATACTGAATAGCTGTTGGTGCAGACAGGTGATCCTTAGCTCCCTATGACTGCTGCTCCCTTCCTTGATTAGTTCTATTGTGCACTTGGACTCGACTTCCAACCCATCCAGTCGTACACAGCCTGGTATCAATAACTAATCATACTGTCAATCGCAGGGCACGACAGGGCACTGAATGCTTTAATGAGTCTGAAGATGATGTCAGTCACATGCTGTGACCTGTACGAGcaccagatctcaacccaaCTGAACACGTATGGGCGGTTTTAAGCCGACATGTTGAGCAGTGCTCTCCCTGTAATATGTAAtgtctttaatttgtcacccatctgtaCAAACAGAAACCAAGTGACCACATCAAAAAAAGCATTGCTTTATTGTACTGATTTATACGTATACTTCAGGGACAAGTGATATTAACGTGAAAAGCAGGTTATTGAGTGATTATAATTACCGTCATGTTGGTGCAGTGAGTACCGTCAGTATCTGAGGTGCTGTTGTGTTCTctattaaacaataaataaaaaaaaaaaaaaaagaattcattaCAAATGTACAGCCTTTATAAAGTACAGTTGGTAATATCATAAAATCCTAGTACAGCAGTCAAAAATGCCCTTGTATCACAAATTAAATCAATGGATTTTGTTTAAGCCAAAAGCCAAAAGTCTTTCAATGGCTTTCTTTGTAACATacactctttctcacacacacactcacacacacatacattacgCCCTGTTCACCATCATATCATACTGCATTTACACATGggcactgctgctgtttctgccaATCAGCAAAATAAAGGTGAAACCAGAGCGCTCTCACCTGTCACCAGCAAAatccaaatgcacattatgCAGCTCGTACTTACAGTAACACTATTATACTGATATAGAAGATGAAAGACATTCGGGGAGTATTAGTTTCATAACTTCAGTTCTACCCTATGTAGCTGCAGACGTCTTCTTATATAGTTTGTTGATATGTCCAGACTATTGttgagaggagaggatggagcaGACAGAGATATGTAAAGGTGACTAGTATCCATGACTACACTACACAGCTTGTGTATGGTTGAACCGGTCAAGCAGGCACTGATGCAGATATTTGGCTGAGAATCTGTTGTATGCACCACATGAGACAGAGTGAAGTGAAGGTCTAAGCAAAAAGTCAAGACGTGTATAATACAAGATCTCATTGGGTTGTAAATAAGAAAGATTTGGCATGCTTTATAGTACTCATTTTCCAATGTatattaagaaaaacaaaagtcttTAATGAATACAATGTAAAAtcataactttgttttttttttccttttccatatTGCAGTGTTGCGTCACAAGCAGGCTACACAGTGGGTCAGGCCCTTTCCTGCTCTTGCAGTGTAGTGTGTTtacagtagatgtgtgtgtgcatcgaTGTGCGTTAACATTGCAGTGTTAAACTGTCCTGTCGGCCCCCGAGCGCTTCCGAACAACCTTCTCCTCGTTGACCTGGTCCACCGCCAGTGTCTCCAGCTCAGCTTGCGGTGGGGCCAGGGGAGGGGTGCCGTGCGGGATGCGGTGCGCCACACCTACGTGAGCCCTGTACTGACGGTCCCGAGCGGGGCTGTGCCGGGGGCTGGCCGTGGCACCCAGGGGAGCAACAGGGGAGCGCTCAGAAGCAATAGGAGGGATAACGGCTGGCCGTTCTCGTACCACCTGCGGTTCCGGAGAGTCTCTCCCAGCCTGCAGGAAGGGCGTAGGGTCGGGCATGGCGTCTACTGTCTCCCGCAGGACCAGCCTTCTACCGTCTGGGCCGAGTCGATACACCTCCGTCAGCTCCGGGTGAAGAGGCTGAGAGAGACTCTTCTTCATGCGGCGCCGTGGTGTTTCAGGCTGCCTGTCCTTGGCCGGAGGAGGCGTGGGCTTGTATGAGGTGACTGGACTGACGTTGGGGCTGGCCTCAGACGAACTGCCGGCTAAAAGCTTCTTCTTGGTGGCGTGAAGCTGTGACGTGAGGTAAGCAATGGTGCTCGCTCtctgctccagctcccccgACAAAACAGCCAGCTTGTGGCTTTTCATCTTGAGCTCCTCCAGGTacttcttttccctctccttaATGGTGTTTTCCAGGACAGAGATCATGGCGTTCTTCTGCTCAAGGTCCCTGAGCAGCTCagtgttctcctcctccttcttcttcagctgggcctccagctcctcacatctcctctgcagctctctgcatcGAACCTCGCTGCTGTCTGCACACAGTAAGAAAAGAGTTCAAACAGCAGACTGTGTGCACAGATGCATTATGTGAAGTAATCAGCAACAATACACAAATAAGTGCACATGAGAAATACACACCCAGAGACATAAATACCCCCAGAACAGACCAATCATTAGTGCATTAGGTGCAGACACTGACTATGGACAGTCTGTCAGCTGACAGAGACGGTATGATCCTATGGAGACTCATCTGCAGTGAGCAGAGAGGTCCAATTTCACATTACAGCTCTGGTAGATGGCAAGGGCACCGCTCTCCTCTGACCTTCATCACTGCTGCCGCCACCCTTCCCCGCCCCACCCACGTCCACGCTAGGTAAGTGTGCAAATGAGGTGGGCTAAAATTAAGCCCTGTattatgtatataaatgtgtgtctaTCATAAAGTTTTTGATATCTAGTTTACATTCACATTTGCTAAACCCAGTCCCCCATCAAGCACAGGGATGGATACAAAGATGTTGTTTTCCCTTAATTGTTTGAAGGGGGGGCTGGTACATTTTCACCCCACATGGAACAGCTGAGCCCAGCTGCACTAAGCAGGTTGCAGGCTGTGCATTAGCGCTGGGACAGATAATCTCATTTCCTGCACTCCAATCTCTGAGATGTCCACCACTAACATGATAGTGCTGCTAACTGGAGGCCCGGACAATATCGCCCTGATCTGGGCCAGCCATGGTAAAAAGCCTACGTGTTGTGATCCTGCCGTGATCCATGAGGCAT comes from Pempheris klunzingeri isolate RE-2024b chromosome 7, fPemKlu1.hap1, whole genome shotgun sequence and encodes:
- the lgi3 gene encoding leucine-rich repeat LGI family member 3, translating into MARLSSRPGMLGLGQKWVRLICLSLLCLCLCLPRESNARRAPKIPRCPATCSCTKDSAFCVDTKAIPKSFPPGIISLTMVNAGFTTIPEGAFSHLHLLQFLLLNSNTFTMIADDAFAGLSHLQYLFIENNDIQALSKYTLRGLKSLTHLSLSNNNLQQLPRDLFKHLDILTDLDLRGNSFRCDCKIKWLVDWMEKTNTSVPAIYCASPFEFQGRRIHDLAPRDFNCISADFAVYETFPFHSVSAESYEFNGDQFVAFAQPDSGFCTLYVWDHVEMVFRTFHNITSRSAVYCKPVVINNSLYMVVAQLFGGSHIYKWEEDPQRFVKIQDIDTTRVRKPNFVDTFQLDGEWYFVVADSSKAGSTSIYRWNSNGFYSYQSLHPWHRDTHVEFLEAGGRPHLILSSASQPPVVYQWNRNQRQFAFSSQITELADVQMVKHFWVRKVLYLCVTRFIGDSKILRWEGQRFVEIQTLPSRGSMSVYPFTVGLRQYLILGSDFSFSRVYLWDDLTQRFQPFQELNMRAPRAFSLVSVDNKDILLAASFKGNTLAYQHLVVDLSAK
- the ccdc92 gene encoding coiled-coil domain-containing protein 92, coding for MASANVTLENQLHSAQKNLLFLQQDHANTLKGLHAEIRRLQQQCTDLTYELTVRSSDPSDSSEVRCRELQRRCEELEAQLKKKEEENTELLRDLEQKNAMISVLENTIKEREKKYLEELKMKSHKLAVLSGELEQRASTIAYLTSQLHATKKKLLAGSSSEASPNVSPVTSYKPTPPPAKDRQPETPRRRMKKSLSQPLHPELTEVYRLGPDGRRLVLRETVDAMPDPTPFLQAGRDSPEPQVVRERPAVIPPIASERSPVAPLGATASPRHSPARDRQYRAHVGVAHRIPHGTPPLAPPQAELETLAVDQVNEEKVVRKRSGADRTV
- the chmp7 gene encoding charged multivesicular body protein 7; its protein translation is MSNSREMSLTPEWDDDERMNFMFSDFKENRDVNTTDWDSKMDFWTAVVVKSCRDQGTVCFTLHELNQTFRRKEKSPLGLATVIQSMARCMKIQRESEFAANVDCGWLSWGVGLLLVKPLKWTFYTLLGSSRVPLEESFVVIELVKEKAAELLRVYRSSELASSPILSFQELCSLSSDVCADEGTLCMALLQLQRDKQVMVSLHEGEKIVKFCQPGQDRVSPVTDVDIGIYQLQRSEKLLGERMEKLGHEADKCKEEARVLLQEGKKSQALRCLRARKRVEKRADSLFAKLESIRGILDRIAQSQTDKMVMQAYQAGVAALRLSLKDVTVERAENLVDQIQELCDTQDEVNQTISSGVTSADEDMDELEAELKTLLDESKPDSFPGLPEVPTNGLRPPGEPSLPANDLLSSLPAVPLGHLPITDEQLEKELNQLTLTDSGFQQKKITSPAKRLEPAQ